The following are encoded together in the Lathyrus oleraceus cultivar Zhongwan6 chromosome 3, CAAS_Psat_ZW6_1.0, whole genome shotgun sequence genome:
- the LOC127128992 gene encoding uncharacterized protein LOC127128992, with amino-acid sequence MADDQHEEVSKKVSAEEEIRRGITVMRRVVQGRSRGIILDVYWSNQGQLIEPNGHTLTSFIGALVRNEIPITCDDWRNKELNESKEKIWSEIKRCFNIEEERRGFCMKLAGKLLRGFQTFLSSKFLKDADGNFVDAELPKKYESLISAEEWEAFKSKRQDPVFQRISATNRERASSPAYPYRKGRVGYGCLEQSMVSIYKLR; translated from the exons atggctgatgaccaacatgaggaagttagtaaaaaagtatccgcggaagaagaaattcgaagaggcatcacagtaatgagaagggtggtccaaggaagatctcgaggcatcatactagatgtctattggagcaaccagggacagcttatagaacctaatgggcataccttaactagttttatcggtgcactagtaaggaatgaaattcccattacatgtgatgattggagaaacaaagagctgaatgagtccaaagaaaaaatttggagtgagataaag cgatgttttaacatcgaagaagaaagaagaggtttttgtatgaaattggccggaaagcttctaagagggtttcagacatttttatcatccaagttccttaaggatgcggatggtaattttgtggatgcggagcttcctaaaaaatatgaaagtttgatatcggctgaagaatgggaagctttcaaatccaaaagacaagacccggtttttcaaagaataagtgctacaaatcgggaaagagcatcaagtcccgcatatccgtaccgaaaaggacgtgtcggatatggatgcttagaacaatccatggtaagtatttataaattgcgataa